A DNA window from Thermoanaerobaculales bacterium contains the following coding sequences:
- a CDS encoding DUF3883 domain-containing protein — translation MTGPRISDREPVLKAVEEFNRIGRERFLAEHGYGKAKDYFLYLDGRLYDSKAICGVAHGYEHPGDGPLKASDFSGGEATVARVLEVLGFTVVKGLRNTPDPSQPLVLVENEVTVGGEYDHWRDDTGVRYQYPNSYRNRVAPGRPFVYYRGTRRSDRRSGRPEYFGSGVVGRVWRDPAVPESTPKKNWRWYCEIEEYCAFDRPVPAKQADGYIENIQRSMGWRTGVREIPAEQFNRIMFLAGVASGPLFRASEPVEVVPVSTANPSRPTSLSEVLAPTPVSALTVASPSRSYRRPRDAKRTGDWAEEVVYLFLRRTLPESQRETVDWIARRGQTPGWDIQYTDGAGEVIAVEVKGTTAARFPSIELTSNEWDAAAQLKERYSLYLVARALTKEPAIAVIRDPHQRYLGGDLFAEPTSWRLYFRNLDT, via the coding sequence ATGACTGGCCCACGCATTTCCGACAGGGAGCCGGTGCTGAAGGCTGTTGAGGAGTTCAACCGTATTGGTCGAGAACGGTTTCTTGCGGAGCACGGCTACGGAAAAGCAAAAGACTACTTCCTTTATCTCGATGGACGCCTGTACGACTCGAAAGCGATCTGTGGAGTCGCGCACGGGTATGAGCACCCAGGAGATGGACCGCTGAAAGCGTCCGATTTTAGCGGGGGAGAGGCGACGGTCGCTCGCGTGTTAGAGGTACTAGGGTTTACCGTCGTGAAGGGACTGAGGAACACCCCAGATCCCTCGCAGCCACTAGTGCTGGTGGAAAACGAGGTCACCGTCGGCGGTGAGTATGACCATTGGCGGGATGACACGGGTGTCCGGTACCAGTACCCAAATTCGTACAGGAATCGAGTTGCTCCGGGTCGCCCATTCGTCTACTACAGGGGAACACGTCGGAGCGATCGAAGGAGTGGGAGGCCTGAGTATTTCGGTAGCGGGGTCGTTGGGCGCGTCTGGCGAGATCCAGCTGTTCCAGAGTCGACTCCCAAGAAGAACTGGAGGTGGTACTGCGAGATAGAGGAGTATTGCGCCTTTGACCGACCGGTGCCCGCAAAGCAAGCCGACGGGTACATTGAGAACATCCAGAGATCGATGGGATGGCGGACAGGTGTTCGGGAGATTCCTGCAGAACAGTTCAATAGGATCATGTTCCTCGCGGGTGTTGCCTCCGGTCCGTTGTTTAGAGCCTCTGAACCGGTTGAGGTCGTTCCGGTGAGCACCGCAAACCCGAGCCGCCCAACATCACTTTCAGAAGTCCTTGCCCCCACTCCAGTGAGTGCGCTGACCGTCGCATCACCGTCCCGGTCTTACAGGCGGCCACGCGACGCCAAGAGGACTGGAGACTGGGCAGAAGAGGTCGTCTACTTGTTCCTCCGCAGGACGCTACCGGAGAGTCAGCGCGAAACCGTAGATTGGATAGCGCGGCGGGGCCAAACCCCGGGCTGGGATATTCAGTACACAGATGGGGCTGGTGAGGTTATTGCAGTCGAGGTGAAGGGTACTACGGCAGCCCGGTTCCCATCGATCGAGCTGACCAGCAACGAGTGGGATGCCGCCGCTCAGTTGAAAGAGAGATACTCCCTCTATCTCGTTGCACGAGCGTTGACCAAGGAACCGGCAATCGCGGTGATCCGAGACCCCCACCAAAGGTACCTGGGCGGCGATCTATTCGCTGAGCCCACGAGTTGGAGGTTGTATTTCCGAAACTTGGATACGTGA
- a CDS encoding serine/threonine-protein kinase, whose amino-acid sequence MANQGEKLGRWTIQQRIGRGGQGSVYAASAGEGQPLAAIKVINATRPKKRARFLREISAHDVLSSQGAPNIMPLLDHNLNELEQGGVQGFIVMPRAHSSLEDVTGILVGRTELCLEVFEGIVNGVLQAHNAGVVHRDIKPGNVLFTDETLRNPLLSDFGISLLRETTETDRLTEAGETVGAKYFMAPEQERGGVSDVGPSADIYALGKLLHFMLTGRYLYREELESAFSPDELQRDPRIRVILDRILRRTVVENPDQRIGDCSDLLAVVREVREGASRPPPSTDPGDHGDHRGAETTQSPTTAENGRESLFRSYVKVLLGPGKAEVDCSLEFDDQRNSVSESWKAIHSSVERHPEEAIAAAQSLIESQQRGVSLSLAIARCDASHCFRPHKRFLEWITRLSEERTGYPAVFTVPHVYAGFLYMLSATASLVWESWGFFEELLTARYEWYYQSGRPNFSHGFQHPYFFHPEALERKASESHNFYRKAMRDPEILRIFGLDEEQVTNHYVQAQLMMCLRDQQLSEQGDRGRAWPDFGRFYEYRVQPLLYRIDQDRRFAEGILAAFGETKAEFVERFDSRISAMAPMLDGGYIWESITRWSED is encoded by the coding sequence ATGGCCAATCAGGGCGAGAAACTCGGCAGATGGACAATCCAGCAGCGGATCGGTAGAGGAGGTCAAGGGAGTGTCTACGCTGCCAGCGCGGGTGAGGGCCAGCCACTTGCTGCGATCAAGGTCATCAATGCAACGCGACCGAAGAAGAGAGCACGGTTTCTGCGGGAAATCTCTGCACATGATGTTCTCTCTTCGCAAGGCGCGCCAAACATCATGCCCCTTCTCGATCACAACCTCAACGAACTCGAACAAGGCGGCGTCCAGGGTTTCATTGTCATGCCGCGTGCACATTCGTCACTCGAAGATGTGACAGGAATCTTGGTCGGCAGAACCGAGCTGTGTCTTGAGGTGTTCGAAGGAATCGTCAACGGAGTGCTTCAAGCTCATAACGCAGGTGTTGTCCACAGGGACATCAAGCCCGGTAATGTCCTCTTCACCGACGAGACACTCCGAAATCCCCTCTTGTCTGATTTCGGAATCTCGCTTCTAAGAGAAACGACCGAAACTGATCGCTTGACGGAAGCTGGAGAGACCGTTGGGGCGAAGTACTTCATGGCCCCAGAACAGGAGCGCGGCGGAGTTTCGGATGTTGGACCGTCCGCAGACATCTACGCACTAGGGAAGCTGCTTCACTTCATGCTCACGGGCAGATATCTGTACAGAGAGGAACTGGAGAGCGCGTTTAGTCCTGACGAGCTTCAGCGAGACCCGCGAATCAGGGTGATACTCGACCGGATCTTGAGGCGAACGGTAGTGGAGAACCCAGACCAGAGGATTGGTGACTGCAGTGATCTACTTGCCGTCGTAAGGGAAGTGCGGGAGGGCGCTTCCCGCCCTCCTCCTTCAACAGACCCCGGTGATCATGGGGATCATCGAGGCGCTGAGACTACACAATCGCCCACCACTGCTGAGAACGGTCGTGAGTCACTCTTCCGATCGTACGTCAAAGTGCTCCTGGGGCCTGGCAAGGCGGAGGTGGACTGCTCACTGGAATTCGACGACCAAAGAAACAGTGTGTCTGAGAGCTGGAAGGCGATTCATTCCTCGGTCGAAAGACATCCCGAGGAGGCGATCGCAGCAGCTCAAAGTCTGATTGAGTCTCAGCAGCGAGGTGTTTCGCTATCGCTGGCGATAGCGCGGTGCGACGCGAGTCACTGTTTCCGGCCTCACAAACGGTTCCTGGAGTGGATAACCAGACTCTCTGAAGAAAGGACTGGATATCCGGCGGTGTTTACTGTGCCGCATGTTTACGCTGGGTTTCTGTACATGCTCTCGGCCACAGCGTCCCTTGTGTGGGAATCGTGGGGTTTCTTTGAGGAGCTACTGACGGCGAGGTACGAGTGGTACTACCAGTCGGGCCGTCCGAACTTTAGCCACGGCTTCCAGCACCCCTACTTCTTCCACCCTGAAGCCCTTGAGCGAAAAGCCAGCGAGTCCCACAACTTCTACAGAAAAGCGATGCGCGACCCCGAGATACTCCGCATCTTTGGTCTTGACGAAGAGCAGGTAACCAATCACTACGTTCAAGCACAACTCATGATGTGCCTTAGAGACCAACAACTATCAGAACAGGGCGACCGAGGACGAGCGTGGCCTGATTTCGGCCGTTTCTATGAGTATCGGGTGCAGCCGCTGCTCTACCGAATAGACCAAGACAGGCGCTTTGCTGAGGGCATACTCGCCGCCTTTGGGGAGACAAAGGCGGAGTTTGTCGAGCGTTTCGACAGTCGGATTTCAGCCATGGCCCCAATGCTTGATGGGGGGTACATCTGGGAATCGATAACGCGCTGGAGCGAAGACTAG
- a CDS encoding acyl-CoA dehydrogenase family protein has translation MTDRDLDPSASARSDLDAWRAAAGRNAFDTDPFFRRLLERHLGARFGRFEDRLRQVAEASGAELDALVAEANRDENLPALRRHDAEGRPIEEVVFHPAGHAVGELFWSSGVLAVLAEPGHETPCGALAYLLDRHGEAGHACPVACTAGAIKLLQRLGTEDQRRRYLPALLETDYRRRLHAAQFVTEIQGGSDVGSNGCRAVAEPGREGWFRISGEKWFCSVADAGLFVVSARVEGAGDGTRGLGLFLVPRLVDGRPNGFAFRRLKSKLGTRSMATGEIDFDGALGEAIGPLGDGFRNLVGIVLDTSRVHNALAACGVMRRAAVEAHHFAAHRSAFGERILGFPAVQEILARMRLRTMAGLATTFRILAMSDRLDTGQGDETELAARRIAVMINKYWTAIASTASARDGIEVLGGNGTIEDFSAMPRLYRDAIVIESWEGTHNTLCAQVLRDFSTRGLHSRWLDQLDGEIAAIGNRHLEGPAARARQLHGEAARRIERLLAADPATASAHVRAVVDRMCRLSDWVALAAQADWELERNGASECLDALELYRLSVLDQVDPQDHPELVELWRRMSREP, from the coding sequence ATGACCGACCGCGACCTCGATCCGTCGGCTTCCGCCCGCAGCGATCTCGACGCCTGGCGCGCCGCCGCCGGCCGCAACGCCTTCGACACCGACCCCTTCTTCCGGCGCCTGCTCGAGCGCCACCTCGGCGCGCGCTTCGGCCGCTTCGAGGACCGGCTGCGCCAGGTCGCCGAGGCGTCCGGCGCCGAGCTCGACGCCCTGGTCGCGGAGGCCAACCGGGACGAAAACCTCCCCGCCCTCCGCCGCCACGACGCCGAGGGCCGGCCGATCGAGGAGGTCGTCTTCCACCCGGCCGGCCATGCGGTCGGCGAGCTGTTCTGGTCGAGCGGCGTGCTCGCCGTGCTCGCCGAGCCGGGCCACGAGACACCATGCGGCGCGCTCGCCTACCTGCTCGACCGCCATGGCGAGGCCGGCCACGCCTGTCCGGTGGCGTGCACCGCGGGCGCGATCAAGCTGCTGCAGCGGCTCGGCACCGAAGACCAGCGCCGGCGCTACCTGCCGGCGCTGCTCGAGACAGATTATCGCCGCCGCCTGCACGCCGCCCAGTTCGTCACCGAGATCCAGGGCGGCTCCGACGTCGGCAGCAACGGCTGCCGCGCGGTCGCAGAGCCGGGACGCGAGGGCTGGTTCCGGATCTCCGGCGAGAAGTGGTTCTGCTCGGTCGCCGACGCCGGCCTGTTCGTGGTCAGCGCCCGGGTCGAGGGCGCCGGCGATGGCACCCGCGGCCTCGGCCTGTTCCTGGTGCCGCGACTCGTCGACGGCCGTCCCAACGGCTTCGCCTTCCGGCGGCTCAAGTCCAAGCTCGGCACGCGCTCGATGGCGACCGGCGAGATCGACTTCGACGGCGCGCTCGGCGAGGCGATCGGCCCGCTCGGCGACGGCTTCCGCAACTTGGTCGGCATCGTCCTCGACACCTCGCGCGTCCACAACGCCCTCGCCGCCTGCGGCGTGATGCGGCGGGCCGCCGTCGAGGCTCACCACTTCGCGGCCCACCGTAGCGCCTTCGGCGAGCGCATCCTCGGCTTCCCGGCGGTCCAGGAGATCCTGGCCCGGATGCGGCTGCGCACCATGGCCGGGCTCGCCACCACCTTCCGGATCCTCGCCATGAGCGACCGCCTCGACACCGGCCAGGGCGACGAGACGGAGCTCGCGGCGCGCCGGATCGCGGTCATGATCAACAAGTACTGGACCGCGATCGCGAGCACCGCCAGCGCGCGCGACGGGATCGAGGTCCTGGGCGGCAACGGCACCATCGAGGACTTCTCGGCGATGCCGCGTCTGTATCGCGACGCGATCGTCATCGAGAGCTGGGAGGGCACTCACAACACCCTGTGCGCGCAGGTGCTGCGCGACTTCTCGACCCGCGGCCTGCACAGCAGGTGGCTCGACCAGCTCGACGGCGAGATCGCGGCGATCGGAAACCGGCACCTCGAGGGCCCGGCGGCCCGCGCCCGCCAGCTGCACGGCGAGGCGGCGCGCCGGATCGAGCGCCTGCTCGCGGCCGACCCGGCGACCGCGTCGGCCCACGTCCGGGCCGTGGTGGACAGGATGTGCCGGCTCTCCGACTGGGTGGCACTCGCCGCCCAGGCCGACTGGGAGCTCGAGCGCAACGGTGCGAGCGAGTGCCTCGACGCCCTCGAGCTCTACCGCCTCTCCGTGCTCGACCAGGTGGATCCGCAGGACCACCCCGAGCTGGTCGAGCTGTGGCGGCGGATGTCGCGCGAGCCCTGA
- a CDS encoding LON peptidase substrate-binding domain-containing protein codes for MDHSIRTGGFGDALPGTITVPDVIPIFPLSGTVLMPGEVLPLHIFEPRYRAMVRDALAGHKVIGMVQALPAGPSDDVGLAQVREVGCVGFIAHHQELPDGRFLMWLLGLERFQIDQELAAATAYRQVRVHYTPIEEPALRLAGIQPLRQELRAMLPLLIDTDDSTQTMLARQMEEVTDTQLIALACQILELGAERKQEILEAASQADRFLMVYEDVYRHLDQNPRDEALQPSVLN; via the coding sequence ATGGACCACTCGATTCGCACGGGCGGGTTCGGCGACGCCTTGCCGGGGACGATCACGGTCCCGGACGTGATCCCGATCTTCCCGCTGAGCGGGACCGTGCTGATGCCCGGTGAGGTGCTGCCGCTGCACATCTTCGAGCCGCGGTACCGAGCCATGGTGCGCGACGCGCTCGCCGGCCACAAGGTCATCGGGATGGTGCAGGCCCTCCCGGCCGGCCCCTCCGACGACGTCGGCCTGGCTCAGGTTCGCGAGGTCGGCTGCGTCGGCTTCATCGCTCACCACCAGGAGCTGCCCGACGGCCGCTTCCTGATGTGGCTGCTCGGCCTCGAGCGCTTCCAGATCGACCAGGAGCTCGCCGCCGCGACCGCCTACCGGCAGGTCCGGGTCCACTACACACCGATCGAGGAGCCAGCGCTGCGCCTTGCCGGCATCCAGCCCCTGCGCCAGGAGCTGCGGGCAATGCTGCCGCTTCTCATCGACACCGACGACTCGACGCAGACGATGCTCGCGCGCCAGATGGAGGAGGTCACCGACACCCAGCTGATCGCGCTCGCCTGCCAGATCCTCGAGCTCGGCGCCGAGCGCAAGCAGGAGATCCTGGAGGCGGCCAGCCAGGCCGATCGCTTCCTGATGGTGTACGAGGACGTCTACCGTCACCTCGACCAGAACCCCCGGGACGAGGCCCTGCAGCCGTCCGTGTTGAACTAG
- a CDS encoding VWA domain-containing protein, whose protein sequence is MSRLHAVVLAVVVGAALAAPCQTGPASTPKPIGGLSFLDEVEVTVVNVDVFVRDRAGRPVGGLTASDFRVTQDGLEMPISNFAELDREVIEHVLAEAPAVTPEAAPAPPPAEPVVRQVEVRPVYTVLYVDHENLNPIDRNRILRRVREFVTDNLRAPVQMMVVSYDRSLEVVQPFTDDALAVNAALRDMTTVSGGRADRDSDRQEILERIQEAVADPASAEGDQGKGLQMRLRQQIMSFAEEEAMSVNYAIDSLREVMAMMSGLDGRKSIIYISSGLSMTPGIGLMHEYASAFHDTAFLGRRSQVDRTHAFQSLTSTANGQEVSMYTIDASGLNPLEGYGADTRYGVTDATASSMGTRDYQDSLTYMAEYTGGLAIVNTNDPSAGLELIRDDLFSYYSIGYTISASGDDRVHRIEVEIPVHPDYDVRYRRRFVEKSRETQVQDRVFTSLMVDVTENPMELALSAAGAAPASAERWTLPLHLSLPLSRVALVPEGGDYVGRLVVFVGARQTDGRQSDMQRQEHEIRVPADQIAAAAERSFGIDLQLLLGAGQQRIGVGVLDLVTRQASYQRLVVSVP, encoded by the coding sequence GTGAGCAGGTTGCATGCAGTCGTCCTGGCAGTGGTGGTCGGTGCGGCGCTCGCAGCGCCATGCCAGACCGGCCCCGCCTCGACCCCGAAGCCGATCGGAGGCCTGAGCTTCCTCGACGAGGTCGAGGTGACGGTCGTCAACGTCGACGTCTTCGTCCGCGACCGCGCAGGGCGCCCGGTCGGGGGGCTGACGGCCAGCGACTTCCGCGTCACCCAGGACGGCCTGGAGATGCCGATCTCCAACTTCGCCGAGCTCGACCGCGAGGTCATCGAGCACGTGCTCGCCGAGGCCCCGGCCGTGACGCCGGAGGCCGCCCCAGCACCGCCGCCGGCCGAGCCGGTCGTGCGGCAGGTCGAGGTCCGGCCCGTGTACACCGTGCTCTACGTCGACCACGAGAACCTCAACCCCATCGACCGCAACCGGATCCTCAGGCGGGTCCGGGAGTTCGTGACCGACAACCTGCGCGCGCCGGTGCAGATGATGGTCGTGAGCTACGACCGGTCGCTGGAGGTGGTGCAGCCCTTCACCGACGACGCACTTGCGGTCAACGCGGCGCTTCGCGACATGACCACGGTCAGCGGCGGCCGCGCCGACCGCGACAGCGACCGTCAGGAGATCCTCGAGCGCATCCAGGAGGCCGTGGCCGACCCCGCAAGTGCGGAGGGCGATCAGGGCAAGGGCCTCCAGATGAGGCTCCGTCAGCAGATCATGTCGTTCGCCGAGGAAGAGGCGATGAGCGTGAACTACGCCATCGACTCGCTGCGCGAGGTGATGGCCATGATGTCCGGGCTCGACGGCCGCAAGAGCATCATCTACATCTCGAGCGGGCTGTCGATGACCCCCGGGATCGGGCTCATGCACGAGTACGCGTCGGCGTTCCACGACACCGCCTTCCTCGGCCGCCGCTCGCAGGTCGACCGCACCCACGCGTTCCAGTCCCTGACCTCGACCGCCAACGGCCAGGAGGTCAGCATGTACACCATCGATGCCAGCGGGCTCAACCCGCTCGAGGGCTACGGTGCCGACACCCGCTACGGCGTCACCGATGCCACCGCCTCGTCGATGGGGACGAGGGACTACCAGGACTCGCTGACCTACATGGCGGAGTACACCGGCGGGCTGGCGATCGTCAACACCAACGACCCCTCGGCCGGGCTCGAGCTGATCCGCGACGACCTTTTCAGCTACTACTCCATCGGCTACACGATTTCGGCCAGCGGCGACGATCGCGTGCACCGCATCGAGGTCGAGATTCCCGTCCACCCCGACTACGACGTTCGCTACCGGCGGCGCTTCGTCGAAAAGTCGCGCGAGACCCAGGTCCAGGACCGCGTGTTCACCTCGCTGATGGTCGACGTCACCGAGAACCCGATGGAGCTCGCCCTGTCCGCGGCAGGCGCGGCGCCGGCCTCGGCCGAGCGCTGGACGCTGCCGCTGCACCTCTCGCTGCCGCTGTCGCGGGTCGCCCTGGTGCCGGAGGGCGGGGACTACGTGGGCCGTCTGGTGGTGTTCGTCGGCGCGCGCCAGACCGACGGCCGGCAGTCCGACATGCAGCGCCAGGAGCACGAGATCCGAGTCCCGGCCGACCAGATCGCCGCCGCCGCCGAGCGCAGCTTCGGGATCGATCTGCAGCTGCTCCTCGGCGCCGGCCAGCAGCGCATCGGGGTCGGGGTGCTGGACCTGGTGACGCGCCAGGCGTCGTACCAGCGCCTGGTCGTGTCCGTGCCTTAG
- a CDS encoding cyclic nucleotide-binding domain-containing protein, whose protein sequence is MKESILAHPSLVERLVAVARKLRATQRPGEAAQLLEIAAALSPHGASLREEAHRLRGEEGIEDFDRELRRRNLEASHALGMAHIYSNRGEFDRAIEMIELAKDRTPFNYLAFAAAGYLYQRNGDPASALKEFTQARRLNPLDFKLAVEASRAALENECFEAALESAIDAMLLASWRSERQLEQERRRVETLARLCHREAAEMDALVRARTSFLQKAADHVALSHARLFSAPRTGNAAVLALRGQGTRSNLLQRANELRTMGLFRHFADDQLIALAKLLEAQPFSHEEVIFREGQEGRDLFIVRESTVHVTRQTAIGSQVLSTFGFGSLFGEVSFLDRLERTATAVGVGSGSLYRIPAPALEDAVRRSSEFAVSLLWSFWQTLAEKIRSANEQMSEFFSLPPARWGSERRHEGHRAKVPEEEKLDILLSQGLSAQELRLLATYSREERFPPNAMIFAEGESGDTLHIVVDGSVRISRMVPGMGEECLAILGRGEVFGEMALIDGEPRSADARAHRQGCTVFSVSRSLLEEVLSMDPDAAVQFLGLLCRLLCRRFRAMNERLVAWRVMASHE, encoded by the coding sequence ATGAAGGAGTCAATCCTCGCCCATCCGTCTCTCGTCGAGCGGCTGGTGGCCGTGGCCCGCAAGCTGCGCGCGACCCAGCGGCCCGGCGAGGCCGCTCAGCTGCTCGAGATCGCGGCGGCGCTGTCACCCCACGGGGCGAGCCTGCGCGAGGAGGCGCACCGGCTGCGCGGCGAGGAGGGGATCGAGGACTTCGACCGCGAGCTCAGGCGGCGCAACCTCGAGGCCTCGCACGCCCTGGGCATGGCCCACATCTACTCCAACCGCGGCGAGTTCGACCGCGCGATCGAGATGATCGAGCTCGCCAAGGACCGGACGCCGTTCAACTACCTCGCCTTCGCCGCGGCGGGGTACCTTTACCAGCGCAACGGCGACCCGGCGTCCGCGCTCAAGGAGTTCACCCAGGCGCGGCGGCTCAACCCCCTCGACTTCAAGCTCGCCGTCGAGGCCTCACGGGCCGCCCTCGAGAACGAGTGCTTCGAGGCCGCGCTGGAGAGCGCCATCGACGCCATGCTGCTCGCCTCCTGGCGCTCCGAGCGGCAGCTCGAGCAGGAGCGACGCCGGGTCGAGACCCTGGCCAGGCTGTGCCACCGCGAAGCTGCCGAGATGGACGCCCTCGTGCGAGCCCGCACCTCTTTCCTCCAGAAGGCAGCCGACCATGTCGCGCTCAGCCACGCCAGGCTGTTCTCGGCGCCGCGGACCGGCAACGCCGCGGTGCTCGCGCTGCGGGGCCAGGGTACGCGCAGCAACCTGCTGCAGCGCGCCAACGAGCTGCGCACGATGGGCCTGTTCCGGCACTTCGCCGACGACCAGCTGATCGCACTCGCCAAGCTGCTCGAGGCGCAGCCCTTCAGCCATGAAGAGGTGATCTTCCGGGAGGGCCAGGAGGGTCGCGACCTGTTCATCGTGCGCGAAAGCACCGTGCACGTGACTCGGCAGACCGCGATCGGCAGCCAGGTGCTGAGCACCTTCGGCTTCGGGTCGCTGTTCGGCGAGGTGTCGTTCCTCGACCGCCTCGAGCGCACCGCGACCGCGGTTGGGGTCGGCTCGGGATCCCTCTACCGCATCCCGGCACCGGCCCTCGAGGACGCCGTCCGCCGCAGCTCGGAGTTCGCGGTCAGCCTGCTCTGGAGCTTCTGGCAGACGCTCGCCGAGAAGATCCGCTCCGCCAACGAGCAGATGAGCGAGTTCTTCAGTCTGCCGCCCGCGCGCTGGGGCAGCGAGCGCAGGCACGAGGGCCACCGCGCCAAGGTGCCCGAGGAGGAGAAGCTGGACATCCTCCTCAGCCAGGGCCTGTCGGCGCAGGAGTTGCGCCTGCTCGCGACCTACTCGCGCGAGGAGCGCTTCCCGCCCAACGCGATGATCTTCGCCGAGGGGGAGAGCGGCGACACCCTGCACATCGTAGTCGACGGGTCGGTCCGGATCTCGCGCATGGTGCCCGGGATGGGCGAGGAGTGCCTGGCGATCCTGGGCCGCGGCGAGGTGTTCGGCGAGATGGCGCTGATCGACGGCGAGCCGCGCTCGGCCGATGCGCGCGCCCACCGGCAGGGATGCACGGTGTTCTCAGTCAGCCGCTCGCTGCTCGAGGAGGTCCTCTCGATGGACCCCGATGCGGCGGTCCAGTTCCTCGGCCTGCTGTGCCGGCTGCTGTGCCGCCGCTTCCGCGCCATGAACGAGCGCCTGGTGGCGTGGCGCGTGATGGCCTCTCACGAGTAG
- a CDS encoding SpoIVB peptidase S55 domain-containing protein, translated as MKGIRPLFVAVGLLVAAALPAVEPVDPSEVPPGSRGVCLTEMDGGELVEIPVTVLGQLGASAPERDIVLVRLDDPRFAETGIIAGMSGSPVYVDGRLLGALAYGWSFSREPIGGVTPFVRMLSLGPEAPAAAAGAAAARPTVAGLMEARRDGSLGQLLVDWLTPAAGASPQALPLALSMAGPGVLPAAGWIADMWQRMGWASGPGAAGAGGGATGPPVPGSMVAGVLVDGDVTLAAGGTVTEVRGDQLWAFGHAFLGGGQVEIPLSRAHVLAVLPSQLQSFKFLTVGDRLGSLRADRAHGVWGLIGRSAPTVPIEVAVDGRTYSFRALRHGTVLPALVGFLASSSLSARGRDFGDQTVALELSLSYQGGGAATLRDTFAGSDAGLQAAGLAAAAVGYLENSPFLPPPLEAVRVDLRSVEALESATLVSATPERWVVEPGESLPVRLRLRPYRGADYTRLAEVRIPAGAPAGRLDLIVADGGSWTMYDLTVRPPRAASFAHELAMLGRLVSSRQLVLALERREVGVVLPGGTLSVPPSVVLQLRSGLGANLETTEQEVVGRYELEMPTAVLGAERLPLTVRLEERDTR; from the coding sequence ATGAAGGGGATCCGTCCTCTCTTCGTTGCGGTGGGCCTGCTCGTCGCGGCCGCGTTGCCGGCGGTCGAGCCGGTCGATCCGTCCGAGGTGCCGCCCGGCAGCCGCGGCGTGTGCCTGACCGAGATGGACGGCGGCGAGCTCGTCGAGATCCCGGTCACCGTCCTCGGGCAGTTGGGCGCGTCGGCGCCGGAGCGCGACATCGTGCTGGTCAGGCTCGACGACCCGCGGTTCGCCGAGACCGGCATCATCGCCGGCATGAGCGGCTCGCCGGTCTACGTCGACGGCCGCCTGCTCGGTGCGCTGGCCTACGGCTGGTCCTTCTCGCGGGAGCCGATCGGTGGGGTGACGCCTTTCGTCAGGATGCTCTCGCTGGGGCCGGAGGCGCCGGCGGCGGCAGCCGGGGCGGCCGCCGCGCGGCCGACCGTCGCCGGGCTGATGGAGGCGCGCCGCGATGGCAGCCTCGGTCAGCTGCTGGTCGACTGGCTCACCCCGGCGGCCGGGGCCTCGCCGCAGGCGCTGCCGCTTGCGCTGTCGATGGCCGGCCCCGGCGTGCTTCCGGCCGCGGGCTGGATCGCCGACATGTGGCAACGGATGGGATGGGCGAGCGGCCCGGGCGCGGCCGGCGCCGGGGGCGGGGCGACCGGCCCGCCGGTGCCGGGCTCGATGGTGGCCGGGGTGCTGGTGGACGGCGACGTCACCCTGGCGGCCGGCGGCACCGTGACCGAGGTCCGGGGCGACCAGTTGTGGGCCTTCGGGCACGCCTTTCTGGGCGGCGGGCAGGTCGAGATCCCGCTGTCGCGGGCTCACGTGCTGGCGGTTCTCCCGAGCCAGTTGCAGTCGTTCAAGTTCCTCACCGTCGGCGATCGGCTCGGGAGCCTGCGGGCGGACCGCGCCCACGGCGTGTGGGGGCTGATCGGCCGATCGGCGCCGACGGTCCCGATCGAGGTCGCGGTCGATGGTCGCACCTACTCCTTTCGGGCGCTCCGGCACGGGACCGTGCTGCCCGCGCTCGTCGGGTTCCTGGCGAGCTCGAGCCTGAGCGCCCGCGGCCGGGATTTCGGGGACCAGACGGTGGCGCTCGAGCTCTCGCTGAGCTACCAGGGCGGCGGCGCGGCGACCCTGCGGGACACCTTCGCGGGGAGCGACGCCGGGCTGCAGGCGGCCGGACTGGCCGCCGCCGCCGTCGGCTACCTCGAGAACTCGCCCTTCCTGCCGCCCCCTCTCGAGGCGGTGCGCGTCGACCTCCGGTCGGTCGAGGCGCTGGAGTCGGCGACGTTGGTGTCCGCAACGCCTGAGCGGTGGGTGGTCGAGCCTGGCGAGTCGCTGCCGGTGCGCCTGCGGCTGCGGCCCTACCGCGGCGCGGACTACACCCGGCTGGCCGAGGTCCGGATCCCCGCCGGCGCCCCCGCCGGCCGCCTCGATCTGATCGTGGCCGACGGCGGGTCGTGGACGATGTACGACCTCACCGTGCGGCCGCCGCGAGCCGCCTCGTTCGCTCACGAGCTGGCGATGCTCGGCCGGCTGGTGTCGTCACGACAGCTGGTGCTGGCCCTCGAGCGGCGCGAGGTCGGGGTGGTGCTGCCGGGGGGCACCCTGTCGGTGCCGCCGAGCGTGGTGCTGCAGCTGCGATCGGGCCTCGGCGCCAACCTCGAGACCACCGAGCAAGAGGTGGTCGGAAGGTATGAGCTGGAGATGCCGACGGCGGTGCTCGGCGCCGAGCGGCTGCCACTGACGGTTCGACTCGAGGAGCGTGACACGCGATGA